The following are encoded in a window of Desulfopila inferna genomic DNA:
- a CDS encoding TonB-dependent receptor domain-containing protein produces the protein MNSTAIFSFINGLVFIFCLQLSPGYAEAAEECRQPIATIVSIQGGAQIKRDGQPEWHAADMDAQFCPGDMLRIGADGRAAVVMANESVLRINRNSTIIFYNPEPGSFSILELLRGALHIFSHRPHSLKIITPYVNGVVEGTEFLVLADPDSSSITVFSGVVTAINQEGQLQLTSGQSAIARKGKEPTSRAVVRPFDAVEWTLYYPAVIEPSAESTQRKTVYQASASLSIGQVEDARKILDTILQEDPGNSEALALLSIIETVRNNREAALGLAYRAIEIAPHSAAAGLALSYAHQASFNIPAALQVLEQVVRYNPENGLVKARLAELLLSVGQFQKGRETAAEAASLTPSSGLAQTVLGFAHLSRTEIKEARAAFSKAIEINPALPLARLGLGLADIRSGELEEGRAEIEIAAALDPGNSLIRSYLGKAYFEEKRNSNSQRQLQIARELDPADPTPWLYDAIRKQTVNRPAEALYDIQQSIARNDNRAVYRSRLLLDDDLASRSAGLGRIFTDLGFPQLARIEGWKSVHSDPSNYSAHRFLADTYSTLPRHEIARVSELLQAQLLQPINITPVQPQLAESELFVVEDTGPSMASANEFNPLFLRDRVALRTSGVIGSNDIFGDEIVVSGIEGRFSYSLGQFHYQTDGVRKNNDQEHDIYNAFFQGKISPKTSLMSEIRYKELDYGDLAFKFDPTDFSSTHRQSDTTKSVRLGIRHDLQPYSTLLGTAIASSDDNNFSTGSEGYFSSLDITNEADNKMAEIQHIYQGSGWDLKSGAGYLAADEEETIHITFPFEGIFAEELTTEHVNAYSYARIDLPRNIQATVGLSGDVLESPVKDRSEINPKFGLTWQPVKSTLVRAAAFRNVTRRMIYAQTIEPTFVAGFNQLFDDTEASTAQTYGAGIDHTFAPGWYGGLQFFHRDLEVPYLDTTILPPEQKEDDWQEDIGSAYLYWVPADMVSLGLEYFYEDYSHDNDEGVKGIRDLRTHRLTPKIRFFHPSGITAGLQASYIDQEGQFGTRDTGFAADDDQFWVIDLSLGYRLPRRHGMFTVEIKNLFDEQFKFVNTDPANPEFLAELQVIAGLTFAF, from the coding sequence ATGAATTCAACTGCAATTTTCTCATTTATTAATGGACTTGTCTTCATTTTTTGCCTGCAGCTTTCTCCCGGGTACGCTGAGGCTGCTGAGGAGTGCCGGCAGCCGATAGCCACCATTGTTTCCATTCAAGGCGGTGCACAGATTAAGCGAGACGGGCAGCCGGAATGGCATGCGGCGGATATGGATGCGCAATTTTGTCCCGGCGACATGCTGAGAATCGGCGCAGATGGACGAGCGGCCGTTGTCATGGCTAACGAATCGGTTCTCCGAATTAACCGGAACAGCACCATCATTTTTTATAACCCTGAACCAGGCAGCTTTTCAATTCTCGAACTTCTTCGAGGCGCCCTGCACATTTTCAGCCATCGTCCTCACTCTCTTAAAATCATCACACCTTATGTCAACGGGGTGGTTGAAGGTACGGAGTTCCTTGTGCTTGCAGATCCCGACAGCTCCTCGATTACCGTTTTCTCCGGAGTTGTGACAGCCATCAATCAGGAGGGGCAATTACAACTCACCAGCGGCCAGAGCGCCATTGCCCGAAAGGGCAAGGAGCCGACGTCCAGAGCCGTTGTCCGGCCTTTTGACGCAGTGGAGTGGACACTTTATTATCCAGCCGTTATCGAACCTTCTGCCGAATCCACACAGAGAAAAACCGTCTACCAGGCTTCTGCTAGCCTCTCAATCGGCCAGGTTGAAGATGCCCGAAAAATTCTTGATACGATTCTTCAGGAGGATCCGGGAAACAGTGAGGCTCTTGCACTCTTATCGATTATAGAAACAGTTCGCAATAACAGGGAAGCCGCCCTTGGCTTAGCATACCGGGCAATTGAGATCGCCCCGCATTCCGCTGCCGCCGGCCTGGCGCTTTCCTATGCCCACCAGGCCTCTTTCAATATTCCAGCTGCCCTTCAGGTGCTTGAGCAGGTCGTCCGGTACAATCCTGAAAATGGACTGGTCAAGGCCCGCCTGGCCGAACTTCTTCTCTCGGTCGGCCAATTTCAAAAAGGCAGGGAAACAGCGGCAGAGGCTGCTTCTCTTACTCCTTCTTCCGGTCTCGCTCAGACGGTTCTCGGCTTTGCCCATCTCAGCCGCACGGAAATCAAAGAGGCTCGAGCTGCGTTTTCCAAAGCCATAGAAATTAATCCTGCACTTCCCCTGGCCCGGCTTGGTCTGGGTCTTGCCGACATACGATCCGGTGAGCTTGAAGAGGGCCGAGCCGAGATAGAAATTGCAGCGGCTCTTGATCCAGGCAACTCCTTGATACGCAGCTATCTTGGAAAAGCATATTTTGAAGAGAAGCGTAACAGCAATTCCCAAAGGCAATTACAGATCGCCAGGGAGCTCGATCCGGCTGATCCGACGCCCTGGCTCTATGATGCGATTCGGAAACAGACCGTTAATCGTCCGGCCGAGGCATTATACGATATACAGCAATCTATCGCCCGTAATGATAACCGGGCCGTCTATCGTTCACGTCTGCTGCTCGATGACGACCTCGCCTCACGCAGTGCCGGACTGGGAAGGATTTTTACGGACCTGGGTTTTCCGCAACTGGCGCGGATCGAAGGATGGAAATCAGTCCACTCCGACCCTTCCAATTATTCTGCCCATAGATTTCTTGCCGACACCTACAGCACACTGCCGCGGCACGAAATCGCCAGAGTCAGCGAACTACTGCAGGCCCAGCTTCTCCAGCCCATCAATATCACTCCGGTACAGCCGCAGCTGGCGGAGAGTGAATTGTTCGTTGTGGAAGATACCGGCCCCTCGATGGCCTCCGCCAATGAATTCAATCCCCTTTTCTTAAGAGATAGAGTGGCCTTGCGCACCAGCGGCGTGATCGGCAGCAATGATATTTTTGGGGATGAAATAGTGGTATCCGGGATCGAAGGACGTTTTTCCTATAGCCTGGGGCAATTCCATTACCAGACGGATGGCGTGCGGAAAAATAATGACCAGGAACATGATATATATAATGCATTTTTCCAGGGTAAAATCTCACCAAAAACCAGCCTGATGTCTGAAATCCGCTACAAAGAGCTGGACTATGGTGACCTGGCATTCAAATTCGACCCCACCGACTTCAGCAGCACACATCGCCAATCGGATACCACCAAGAGTGTACGGCTCGGTATACGCCATGACCTGCAGCCCTACTCAACATTGCTGGGGACAGCAATTGCAAGCTCTGACGACAATAATTTTTCAACCGGTTCCGAGGGATATTTCTCTTCTCTCGACATTACCAATGAAGCTGACAACAAGATGGCCGAGATACAGCATATTTACCAGGGTTCAGGCTGGGATCTAAAAAGCGGGGCAGGCTATCTAGCGGCAGATGAAGAGGAAACTATCCATATTACTTTTCCCTTCGAGGGTATATTCGCGGAGGAATTGACCACGGAGCATGTCAATGCTTACAGCTATGCCCGCATCGATCTGCCCCGGAACATACAGGCGACCGTCGGTCTCAGCGGAGATGTGCTGGAGAGCCCGGTCAAAGACCGTAGCGAAATCAATCCGAAATTCGGACTGACCTGGCAGCCGGTGAAATCTACCCTGGTGCGGGCTGCTGCTTTCAGAAACGTCACCCGCAGGATGATCTACGCCCAGACCATAGAACCCACTTTCGTCGCCGGCTTCAACCAGTTATTCGACGATACAGAGGCTTCCACTGCCCAGACCTATGGCGCCGGCATCGACCACACCTTCGCACCCGGCTGGTATGGCGGTCTTCAGTTCTTCCACCGCGACCTGGAGGTGCCTTACCTGGATACCACCATTCTCCCCCCTGAGCAAAAAGAAGACGACTGGCAGGAAGATATCGGTTCAGCCTATCTGTACTGGGTTCCCGCCGACATGGTAAGCCTCGGTCTGGAATATTTCTACGAGGACTATTCGCATGACAATGATGAAGGAGTCAAGGGCATAAGGGATCTCAGGACGCATCGACTCACCCCTAAAATACGTTTCTTCCACCCCTCGGGAATAACCGCAGGTCTCCAGGCCAGCTATATAGACCAGGAGGGTCAATTCGGCACAAGGGATACCGGATTTGCTGCCGATGATGATCAATTCTGGGTAATCGATCTCTCTTTGGGATATCGCCTGCCCAGACGCCACGGCATGTTTACGGTGGAGATCAAAAACCTTTTCGATGAGCAGTTCAAATTTGTCAATACGGATCCGGCAAACCCGGAGTTTCTTGCTGAACTGCAGGTTATAGCTGGGTTAACATTTGCTTTCTAG